The sequence TCACTACTAGACACGTCCCCCTACACTAACTAGCTCAATTAGCCTGGGACCCAGACGGGGGATGAGATTATTAGCCATCTTCGACGAAAAAGCTAGCAACTGTTAGCACAACGTTTGCAAGAAGCCGGCTACTAGCCCAGCAATATCTCGATAAATTGCTGCACAACCCTGGAAATTGTAAATAAACCTTGGTTAAAACAAACGAGTCATGCTACAAACTACCACTAGCTAACCAAACGTTAGCTTGCTCACCATCGGTAACGTTAGCAGGAGGACTTTGCTCCATTTTGTGATCCATCAAGCCGAGTTCATCACCCGATGAGGCGGAATACCGCAACGGTCATTTTAGCTCGCTAACGTTAACCATGTCATGCTGAAAATATCAGATATTGACACCTAGACTGTCGGTTTGTATAGGAGCACATTAGCTGGCTAGATAGTTAATTGGTAGTTGGTTAGCCTCTCGCGCATGATGATCGCAGTCAATCGTTTCAGAGCGCGCACACATGTTATTGATCTTAACTGCAATCGTTTTCACTACTGAACATATCCACTACTTCAAAAATAATTATTTTAGCTGTTCATGCCATAAtttggacttggtattttaccaaatagagctatcttctatataccacccctaccttttcacaacacaactgattggttcaaacacattaagaaggaaagaaattccacaaattaacttttgaaaaggcacacctgttaattgaaatgcatttcaggtgactacctcatgaagctggtggagagaatggcaagagtgtgtaaatatgtcatccaggtaaaggggggctactttgaagaatctcaaatataacaaatattttggttactacatgattccatatgtgttattgcatAGTTGGGATGTCTTctgtattattctacaatgtagaaaatagtaaaataaagaaaaacccttgaatgactaggtctttccaaacctttgactggtacttctatatatacaaaagtatgtggtcatGCCTTAAAATTAGTGGATTAgtttatttcagccacaccagttgctgacaggtgtataaaatcgagcacacaaccatctccatagacaaacattggcagtacaaTGGCCTtagtgaagagctcagtgacttttaacatgtcaccgtcataggatgccacctttccaacaagtcagttcgtcaaatttctgcagCAGTAAACTGTAAGCGCTTTTATTGTGATGTGGAAACGcataggagcaacaacagctcagccacaaagtggtaggccccACAAGctgacagaacgggactgccgagtgctgaagcacacaGCAAGTAAAGCtcgtctgtcctctgttgcaacactccctatcgggttccaaacttcctctggaagcaacgtcagcacaataaactgttagtctggagcttcatgaaatgggttttcatggccgagcagccgcacacaaccCTAAGATtgccatgcgcaatgccaagcgttggttggagtggtgtaaagcttgccgccattggactctagagcagtggaaacacattctctggaacgatgaatcacgcttcaccttctggcagtccaacggacatatctgggtttggtggatgccaggaaaacgctacctgcccgaatgcatagtgccaacggtaaagtttgttggaggaggaataagggtctggggctgtttttcattgttcggcctaggccccttagttccagtgaagggacatcttaatgCTACACTatacaatgacattatagacgattctgtgcttacaACATTGTGGCAAAAGTTTAgtgaaaggccctttcctgtttcagtatgacaatgcccctgtgcacaaagcgaggaaCAAACAGAAATGTTATGTCGAGATCggagtggaagaacttgactggcctgcacagagtcctgacctcaaccccatcaaacacctttgggatgaattagaacattgtctgcgagccaggcctaactgCCCAACAGTGCCcggcctcactaatgctcttgtggctgaatggaagcatgtacccgcagcagtgttccaacatctagtggaaagccttcccagaagagtggaggctgttacagcaacAAAGtggggaccaattccatattaatgtTGCATATGCCTTATAGTCCTTCTCatcacttattattattattattatgacaaaTAGAAGATTATCATTCCCACAATGGTGCTTGTTTAGTAAAGTTAGATCTaagctgaatcaatgtcttgCAAGATCACATAACAGTTCATTAGTATTTTATAGAGCAGAGCCGAATAGCATAGCAGGCCTATAATATTACTGTTACACCAAAAACACCACATTTTTTAATGAGATTTTAGGATGGTTAGCTGAAGCTGAATAGTCAAACAAAATATATAATAAGCCAAAACTCAGAGCCACTATGCAGGATATATGCTTTGATTAAAACAAAATACAAGAAAGGCTAATATCATCTGCTCTAACTCGCTAACGAAACAGTAATTCAACAAGATCGAAATGCATAGTCTATTCCCATGACACTGATTGAGATCAATCAAATGATTAGCATGCAGATGCAGTTTCACCGGTAAAACGTGAAGAATTATCATTCCCGATGGACATTGATGATGGCCTATTTTGAAATGAGGTATGCCTAACCTGGTGTCTGAGGGTATTAAAATAGAACATGTTCTTGAGACAATATGTGTGGGCATAGGCAGACATTGCAATTGGAGGATGCATTTTATGCACATTTTATAACAGGAATatccaactctgttcctggagagctaccattctgtatgttttgcattCCAATcctaatctagcgcacctgattcCGATAATTATCTGGTTTATAAGATGAATTGGGTTAGTTACAACTGTGGAGTGAAACCCTGCAGGATGgtagcactccaggaacagggttgatgGGCTCTTCAATAGGCTTCATCTGTTGGTACAAATTTTTGCCGCTACCTCATATAAAAAAAGAACACTACACTGCAAGTGAGATCTGCGGTAGGTCTGGAGCCTTGGTGTCATGTGCTGCTTGTGGTCCCACTGGCTTCATCCATCTGAGCAGAAGCCAAAATAAAACTGTCCCGTTCTCATTATGAACAGGGTAAATAAAGGATCTTGAATGACAACATGGACCACTCCTCTGTTCACTCCGAGACTTAGTGCCACTATTTTGATCTGCGCTGACCATGTTTTAACCTTCtccatttacagtgcattcggaaagtattcagaccccttgactttttccacattttgttacgttacagacttaaaTGGATTAAAATGGATTCTATTGTTTTCCCCCCTTCATCAATCtataaacaataccccataatgacaaagcaaaaacaggtttttagaaatgttttctaaTTTATTACATATAAAAACCAGGaaaatgacatttacataagtattcagaccctttactgagtactttgttgaagcacctttggcagtgattacagccttgagatTTCTTgaatatgacactacaagctcggcacacctgtatttggtgagtttctcccattcttctctgcagattctctcaagctctgtcaggtctctccattttcaggtctctacagagatgttcgattgggttcaagtctaggctctggctgggcagctcaaggacattcagaaacttgtcccgaagccactcctgcgttgtcttcgctgtgtgcttaggattgttgtcctgttggaaggtgaaccttcaccccagtctgagatcctgagtgttctggagcaggttttcaacaaggatctcactgtactttgctctgttcatatttccctagattctgactagtctcccagtccctgcctctgaaaaacattcccactgcatgatgctgccaccaccatgcttcactgtagggatagtgccaggttttctccagatgtgaagcttggcaatcaggccaaatagttcaatcttgatttcatctgCCCAGAGAATCTAGTTTCTCAGGGTtcgagttctttaggtgccttttggcaaactccaaatgtttttggtacccttccccagatctgtgtcttgacacaatccagtctcggagctctacggacaattcctttgatgtcatggcttggtttttgctctgacctgcATTGTTAACCGTGAGGCGTGTACCTTTCCacataatgtccaatcaattgaatttaccacaggtggactccaatcaagttgtagaaatgtctcaaggatgattaatggaaacaggatgcacctgagctcaattttgagtctcattagcaaagggtctgaatactcatgtaaataaggtatttctgtttttaatttttaataacttagcaaaaatgtataaaaaacagttttcacttcattattatgtggtattgtgtgtagattgatgaggattttgttaatttaatccatttttgaataaggctgtaatgtaacaaaatgtggaaaaagtcaagcggtctgaatagtttccgaatgcactgtatatacattttgTCATAGCCTACACTTGGATTAGCCTACACTGTAATTCATTAAACTGCACTGGGTTATTTTACTGCACCAGCATTGCAATCCAGTGCATGCACGATTTCTGCAATAAACTGAGATATATTTGGGCGCTGTACATGTTTTGGGTCTGTGCTACAGAAAGCTATATCGGTcttctaatacaggactagtaaaggctcagtgCACTGCTATCCTCAAGGCCATCTCTTGACTCACAGTGACAAAGGTGTGACAAAGGAAAACAGCAAGGACGCTGTCACTATCATACCAGCCATGATGGAACAAGACCTTGGCCAGCGTCAGATAGACCTACAGTCAAATACCTTAACATAGTAAACAACTGATCAAAGAAGGCCTTCTCAGTTACAACAGAGAGTGGGGAGAAGTTGTGTCCCAGTCATAAAATGTATTCGAGTCTAAATTGAGCTGATTAAAGAAACAAATTGATTTGACAACATGAATTAACCCATGATATTCAGGATTCTCTTCATAAAGAAACAATTTTCAGAACGGTCATGTTTCTAGCATCCAATCTATGTTCAATAAATAGGCTAGTTATGATAAACATCCTCTATTGATTACATTTAATAGGATTACACATTGACATGATTATGCCTATTAGTTCCATATGTGAAGATGCTAGTGATAATCTACTAGGTCAATCCCCACTCGGCACACAGACGTTCAATGTCCATTTCTGATTtatatttggttgagttgtcaactaacgtgaattaaatgtgaaatcaacaaacaaTTTCACCATGTCATTAGATTTAGATTAAAGGTTGTGTGAAAAAATGCAAAATTCCCTTAATTGTATGACTTGTTGCatatccaatcagttttccacattgattcaacttCATCACATTGCGTTAATTTGTTGAAATTATGTGGagacgttgattcaaccagtttttgcccaatGGGTCATGATTAGCATTTAAGCTCGCCTCCCTGATGCTGATGCAAATTCCACAAGATTGCAGAAAGTGTGTATTTCAATGGAAATCCAATAAGAAACTGCTTGACCTCATTTCTCTCGCAAACAGATTATGATGATTATTATCTATTCTCTAAAGCTTGACTCTGTGCAACACCTGGGTGGGGAAATAGAATGAAcaccaaatcaaatttgattgaaaATGACTGCCTAATAAAGATTCATAATGCCCCACCTAAAAGTGAAGTTTAAGAAGAGTGAAGGTAGAAAATGGAGCTAGACATAACATCTCCACATGATAGGCTATAGAGACTTATTGGCTTCAACTTCTTTACTCGAAAGGGAACCAAAAAATGTTCAATATGCAGTGCACAATTGATTTCCTCTATTATAGAGTGACTTGAGGGATTGTAACTAATTTGAACATTAAGAGATTGGCTTCCCTTTATATTTGCACCAACATATTAATAATTTACAAAAAGTTAATCACGAAGTTCACAAAACCCATCTCAGTCTTGATTTTGTTCTTTACCATCTGCTCAAGAAAAGAATCGGCTAGCAGCTGAATCTAATTGATCATCCCTGGGCTATGCCATTGTGGTTTTACATTGATTCAGCATATACATAGGCCTGCACCTACAGTATGAACTTTGGAGCCCTGCAGGTCTGACTGGAGCACTGTAATCATTTGTCCAGTGGCTCCCTAAAGGCCTAAAGCAGTAGGCTATAGTGCAGAGAGGTTGCCACATTGTCATTCATTTATACAGCCTGCAACGTCTGTATGTTTGATTTCTTGAGAGAACAGAGCACAACCAGTATTCTATAATTTAAATACACTGTAATAATATCACCAACAACATGATAAGCAGAATAATCACAAGTCGTGACTTGACTTTTGTTAATAAACGAATGACATAAGAAACGTTAAAGAGGAGCTGTCTGTGGACTCCCGGAGTGGAGCTATCCAAGGTTCTGATTGACAGTTTTCTGGCGTTGCACTTTATCCCAATGTTATGTGGCCGAGTGCATTGTAAATGTAAGTTTTATTTTTGAAGATGTTAGTCAGGCCTATTGCAGATATCTTACCATAACAATATATGCATGTCATATAGTTTTCTTTGCTATGATGTATACTAAACCCAAGGGCATTAAGACCTGGAGGATGAAACCACTTGatcagcctggagagagagagagagagagaaagagagagagagagagagaaaggagagagagagagggggggggggtgcaatcGATGATATCTGTAGGGTTCTGACAGCGCGTGCGTTCTCTATAAAACCAAGTGTGAAGCCTCGCCCGAGCCCAACTTCTGAAGCGCAGCAGATCCAACACAGTGCCTTGGAGAGCAGATGAACAGACTCAAAGAACAACGAATAAAGATCACAAACTGATATAGATCATTATCTTTCCTTTTGATTAATGATACTGTGATACATAATTCGTTTAATTGTTTAATTGTGCAAACTAACGACAATCAGTATTGGATATAATGGAATGCTCTTCTCATATTTACATTTAATTGAAAAGCTGAATATACAACCAACAATAAAGTAAATAAATGGGAAGTCAAGACAATAAGGATATTTCAAGAAGAAGGGTTCACATTTTCTTCCTGTGGTTGTTGGATAATCAACGTGCCACTGATGGACACCGATGGGGATTGAGTTGTGTTTAACCAGGAAAATATGAAAAGAAATGCAACGTTCACGTTGGTTAAGCAGTCCTAGTGCTCCCTTTTCGAAGGGTTTTCTTCAACGCTCGATGACATCTGTCAAAAACGTGTCGAGGAATGGAGCGCGCCAGTCAGTTGAAGCCAATGTCTTTTATTTATGGAGAGTTCTGGAATATGTCAACCAATGATACCAATGTCAATTTAACGACacgaggagaggagaaggataaTTTGACTTTTCAAGCTGGTTTAGCAGTTACATTATCCCTAATAACTTTTGCAACAACATTATCAAATGCATTTGTTATTGCTACTATTTATCAATCCAGAAAACTGCATACGCCTGCAAACTTACTGATAGCATCGCTCGCCCTGACAGACCTTCTGGTGTCCGTATTGGTGATGCCAATCAGCGCGCTATACACGGTGAGTCAAACATGGACTTTGGGCCAAGTTATGTGCGACATATGGTTGTCTTCAGACATAACGTGTTGTACCGCATCCATTCTTCATCTGTGTATAATTGCGCTGGACCGTTACTGGGCAATAACAGACGCGGTTGAGTACACCAAGAAGCGCACATCAGCGCGCGCCGCGGGGATGATCGCCACTGCCTGGGTGATTGCCATCTCTATCTCACTACCGCCCTTCTTCTGGCGTCAGGTGAAAGCGGAGGAAGTTACCACTTGCAATGTGAACACTGATCACATTTTCTACACAATTTATTCCACTTTTGGAGCCTTCTATATTCCCACGCTGTTACTCATAGCCCTTTACGGTAGGATCTACGTGGAAGCCCGAAAGAGGATCTTGAAACAGTCGTCTAATAATAAACCGGGGAAAAGACTCACCTCTGCCCATTTGATAACAAACTCGCCAGGTACAAACTCTGTGGCATCAACAGTCTCTCTAAATTACGGGACGAACGAAGCCTCTTCTTGTGAAGCTAATAGCTTACCTGCCAATGTGAACTATGTGAAAGTCACTGTATCCGACGCGCTCCTGGAGAAGAAGAGGATCTCAGCTGCCAGGGAAAGAAAGGCGACTAAAACTTTAGGGATCATTCTTGGAGCTTACATCATATGCTGGCTACCGTTTTTCATTTACACCTTAGTGGTTTCAGTCTGTGCGTCATGTTTCTATCCAGAATTATTTGACATATTTACTTGGTTGGGTTACCTTAACTCTTTAATAAACCCCATCATATACACCATGTCCAATGaggatttcaaaaaggctttccaCAAACTAATACGCTTCAGATATTGCAGGTCCTGAAAATAGGCTACCAGACATAAAAGGCTGCCAAAACCACTACATTTTGTTCAGCTATGTCAAACTGCACCTCTCCAATAATTGCAACATGTTAAGTCTCCGTCATCATCAACCTGTAAACATGTGCAGTATTGTATCTTGCATGCTTTCGAAACGCCTAGCAACATTATTATCTTAATTACATTATATCCTTCACAGTCATACAGTACATGGCCTGCAGGCATATTCTGTAAACTTGATTATTTAGCAAAACCAGAATGTATTGATCTATCACTGCTAGCGACATTATTATAATAATGATCTTTTAGCCTACTTCACAGGCATGCAATACATGGCCTGCAGTCATATTCTGGAAACGTGATTATTTTGCAAAACAAGAATGTATTGATATATCACTGCCATTATTGAACAATCTATCCAGAAATCATAGGCTATAATCTCTGCTGCCTTCCTTATGATTGGCAGTCATGAGATTACAACCCACCCTATACAATTCGTATTCCAACCTAAATCAACATTTTGATAAGGACTTTTCCCATTATATCAAAGGTTAATATTAAGGAGTATGTGTTGGAAATCGGTAGACTTTGTAGTGGGACCAGCAAGGCTTGATTTAACGTTTAATATTTAAACATGCATGGAAAGCCTGCTGTGTGACCAACGCTGTATGACACAGAGTTACTGTAGGCGAACTG is a genomic window of Oncorhynchus keta strain PuntledgeMale-10-30-2019 chromosome 19, Oket_V2, whole genome shotgun sequence containing:
- the LOC118397823 gene encoding 5-hydroxytryptamine receptor 1D-like, with translation MERASQLKPMSFIYGEFWNMSTNDTNVNLTTRGEEKDNLTFQAGLAVTLSLITFATTLSNAFVIATIYQSRKLHTPANLLIASLALTDLLVSVLVMPISALYTVSQTWTLGQVMCDIWLSSDITCCTASILHLCIIALDRYWAITDAVEYTKKRTSARAAGMIATAWVIAISISLPPFFWRQVKAEEVTTCNVNTDHIFYTIYSTFGAFYIPTLLLIALYGRIYVEARKRILKQSSNNKPGKRLTSAHLITNSPGTNSVASTVSLNYGTNEASSCEANSLPANVNYVKVTVSDALLEKKRISAARERKATKTLGIILGAYIICWLPFFIYTLVVSVCASCFYPELFDIFTWLGYLNSLINPIIYTMSNEDFKKAFHKLIRFRYCRS